A genomic stretch from Ovis canadensis isolate MfBH-ARS-UI-01 breed Bighorn chromosome 5, ARS-UI_OviCan_v2, whole genome shotgun sequence includes:
- the LOC138441668 gene encoding olfactory receptor 1I1-like, translated as MEPENRTAVSEFFLLGLSEKPEHQIFLFGLFLPMYLVTIFGNLLIILAIITDSHLHTPMYFFLCNLSLIDIFFSSTTVPKMLVNLWTQSKAIPLAGCLAQMYAFHLFGTMDSFLLAVMAIDRFMAIVHPLHYLAIMSPRVCGLLVVGSWLITNLQSIVHTSLMAQLTFCAGSEIPHFFCDLMPLLKLSCSDTHTNELVIFAFGIIMGISPLTCILVSYICIFWAVFKISSAQGKWKAFSTCGSHLTVVTLFYGTIFAVYLQPVSPTSLQKDKAAALMCGVVIPMLNPFIYSLRNKNMKAALRKLFSKAATSQS; from the coding sequence ATGGAACCAGAAAACCGAACAGCAGTCTCAGAATTCTTCCTCCTGGGACTCTCAGAAAAACCAGAGCATCAGATCTTCCTCTTTGGGCTGTTCCTGCCCATGTACCTGGTCACCATCTTTGGAAACCTGCTCATCATCCTGGCCATCATCACAGACTCACACCTCCACacgcccatgtacttcttcctctgtAACCTGTCCCTCATCGACATCTTCTTCTCTTCCACCACCGTCCCCAAGATGCTGGTGAACCTCTGGACTCAGAGCAAAGCCATCCCCCTTGCAGGCTGCCTTGCCCAGATGTACGCCTTCCACCTGTTTGGGACCATGGACAGCTTCCTCCTGGCTGTGATGGCCATTGATCGGTTCATGGCCATTGTCCACCCTCTGCACTACTTGGCCATCATGAGTCCCCGTGTGTGTGGGCTGCTGGTGGTGGGGTCGTGGCTGATCACCAACCTCCAGTCCATTGTCCACACCAGCCTCATGGCTCAGCTGACCTTCTGCGCTGGCTCTGAAATCCCCCACTTCTTCTGTGACCTCATGCCCCTGCTGAAGCTCTCCtgctcagacacacacaccaacGAGCTGGTGATCTTTGCTTTTGGCATCATCATGGGCATCAGCCCTCTCACATGCATCCTCGTCTCTTATATCTGCATTTTCTGGGCAGTCTTCAAGATCTCTTCTGCTCAGGGCAAATGGAAAGCCTTCTCCACTTGTGGCTCACACCTCACCGTGGTGACACTATTCTATGGCACCATCTTCGCTGTGTACCTGCAGCCAGTATCTCCCACCTCCTTGCAGAAGGACAAGGCGGCTGCCTTGATGTGTGGGGTGGTcatccccatgctgaacccctttATCTACAGCCTAAGGAACAAGAACATGAAGGCAGCTCTGAGGAAACTATTCAGCAAAGCAGCTACCTCTCAGTCCTAG
- the LOC138441669 gene encoding olfactory receptor 1I1-like has translation MEPENQTAVSEFLLLGLSEKPEHQIFLFGLFLPMYLVTIFGNLLIILAIITDSHLHTPMYFFLSNLSLIDIFFSSTTVPKMLVNLWTQSKAIPFAGCLAQMYAFHLFGTMDSFLLAVMAIDRFMAIVHPLHYLAIMSPRVCGLLVVGSWLITNLQSIVHTSLMAQLTFCTGSEIPHFFCDLMPLLKLSCSDTHTNELVIFAFGIVMGISPLVCKVFSYTCIFRTIFRIPSALGKWKAFSTCGSHLTVVTLFYGTIFAVYLQPASPISSQKDKAAALMYAVIIPMLNPFIYSLRNKDMKAALRKLGGKVAPISPRAE, from the coding sequence ATGGAACCAGAAAACCAAACAGCAGTCTCAGAATTCCTCCTCCTGGGACTCTCAGAAAAACCAGAGCATCAGATCTTCCTCTTCGGGCTGTTCCTACCCATGTACCTGGTCACCATCTTTGGAAACCTGCTCATCATCCTGGCCATCATCACAGACTCACACCTCCACacgcccatgtacttcttcctctccaacttGTCCCTCATCGACATCTTCTTCTCTTCCACCACTGTCCCCAAAATGCTGGTGAACCTCTGGACACAGAGCAAAGCCATCCCCTTTGCAGGCTGCCTTGCCCAGATGTACGCCTTCCACCTGTTTGGGACCATGGACAGCTTCCTCCTGGCTGTGATGGCCATTGATCGGTTCATGGCCATTGTCCACCCTCTGCACTACTTGGCCATCATGAGTCCCCGTGTGTGTGGGCTGCTGGTGGTGGGGTCGTGGCTGATCACCAACCTCCAGTCCATTGTCCACACCAGCCTCATGGCTCAGTTGACCTTCTGCACTGGCTCTGAAATCCCCCACTTCTTCTGTGACCTCATGCCCCTGCTGAAGCTCTCctgctcagacacacacacaaatgagctAGTGATCTTTGCATTCGGTATTGTGATGGGCATCAGCCCCCTCGTGTGCAAAGTCTTCTCTTATACTTGCATTTTTCGGACGATCTTCAGGATCCCTTCTGCTCTGGGCAAATGGAAAGCCTTCTCCACTTGTGGCTCGCACCTCACTGTAGTGACACTATTCTATGGCACCATCTTTGCTGTGTACCTGCAGCCGGCATCTCCCATTTCCTCCCAGAAGGATAAGGCAGCTGCCCTGATGTATGCTGTGATCATTCCCATGCTGAACCCCTTTATCTACAGCCTAAGGAACAAGGACATGAAGGCAGCCCTGAGGAAGCTGGGTGGCAAAGTAGCACCCATCAGTCCTAGGGCAGAATAG